One Streptomyces sp. NBC_01237 genomic region harbors:
- a CDS encoding mycothiol transferase: MNSAGLLAESFGRVREAVHSAAEGLPPDHLNARLDDGANSIAWLLWHLARVQDDHIADAAGTEEIWLAQGWSDRFALPFEERATGYGHSAEEVAAVRVDSAEPLLGYYDAVHERTLEFVTGLNGHALDRIVDEGWSPPVTLGVRLVSVLAEGLQHAGQAAFVRGSLQRA, translated from the coding sequence ATGAACAGTGCAGGTTTGCTGGCCGAATCCTTCGGCCGGGTCCGGGAAGCGGTGCATTCGGCGGCCGAAGGGCTGCCGCCCGACCATCTCAACGCCCGGCTCGACGACGGCGCCAACTCGATCGCGTGGCTGCTCTGGCATCTCGCGCGGGTCCAGGACGACCACATCGCCGACGCCGCCGGAACCGAGGAGATCTGGCTCGCCCAGGGCTGGTCCGACCGGTTCGCCCTGCCGTTCGAGGAGCGGGCGACCGGATACGGCCACAGCGCCGAAGAGGTCGCCGCCGTGCGGGTGGACTCGGCGGAACCGCTCCTCGGGTACTACGACGCCGTGCACGAGCGGACCCTGGAATTCGTCACCGGGCTGAACGGCCACGCGCTGGACCGGATCGTGGACGAAGGGTGGTCACCGCCGGTGACCCTGGGTGTCCGGCTGGTCAGCGTCCTCGCCGAGGGCCTTCAGCACGCCGGTCAGGCAGCGTTCGTCAGGGGCTCGTTGCAGCGCGCGTGA
- a CDS encoding lytic polysaccharide monooxygenase auxiliary activity family 9 protein: protein MHAKRKTAVAVGAVLAPVLALSLPVSPAGAHGYISSPPSRQAQCAAGTVSCGEIKYEPQSVEGPKGLTSCSGGNSRFADLDNDAKGWRVSPVSRSQSFQWTLTARHSTSTWQYYAGGQKIAEFNDNGAQPGATVTHQVNFGSHTGKQKVLAVWNIADTSNAFYACIDVNVS from the coding sequence ATGCACGCCAAAAGGAAGACCGCAGTCGCCGTCGGCGCCGTACTCGCACCGGTGCTCGCGCTGAGCCTCCCCGTGAGCCCCGCCGGTGCCCACGGCTATATCTCCTCGCCGCCCAGCAGGCAGGCGCAGTGCGCCGCCGGAACCGTCAGCTGCGGTGAGATCAAGTACGAGCCGCAGAGCGTGGAAGGCCCCAAGGGGCTGACCAGTTGCAGCGGCGGCAACAGCAGGTTCGCCGATCTCGACAACGACGCCAAGGGCTGGCGGGTCAGCCCCGTGAGCCGCTCCCAGTCCTTCCAGTGGACCCTCACCGCCCGGCACTCCACCAGCACCTGGCAGTACTACGCGGGCGGCCAGAAGATCGCCGAGTTCAACGACAACGGTGCCCAGCCGGGAGCGACCGTCACCCACCAGGTCAACTTCGGCAGCCACACCGGAAAGCAGAAGGTCCTCGCGGTCTGGAACATCGCGGACACCTCGAACGCCTTCTACGCCTGCATCGATGTGAACGTCAGCTAG
- a CDS encoding DUF4389 domain-containing protein → MADGQWSPGRVAGDADEFQPVVDIVEPSRQRRLTVLLRLLLLIPQFIVLFFLYIAAVVTVIVGWFAALVLGRLPQPVFRFLSGYLGYHVRVSASEMLLIDRYPPFALTPPPDYPVRTEVRATDLNRLAVLFRLFLMIPAAIVQSLAVTGWFVLGFLWWLITLVLGRMPRPLFEATAATLRYQTRFYAYAMMLTPAYPKGLFGDDDLSVLRARTRSGTEPLVMGGAGKALVVLFLVLGLLGGIGSSTTTWSDDGDDHRMSGQ, encoded by the coding sequence ATGGCCGACGGCCAGTGGAGCCCGGGCCGCGTCGCGGGGGACGCGGACGAATTCCAGCCCGTCGTGGACATCGTCGAACCGTCCCGGCAGCGCCGTCTCACGGTGCTGCTGCGTCTGCTCCTGCTCATCCCGCAGTTCATCGTGCTGTTCTTCCTGTACATCGCCGCCGTGGTCACCGTGATCGTGGGCTGGTTCGCCGCCCTGGTGCTGGGGCGGCTGCCCCAGCCGGTCTTCCGCTTCCTCTCCGGATACCTCGGCTACCACGTGCGGGTCTCCGCGAGCGAGATGCTGCTGATCGACCGATACCCGCCGTTCGCGCTGACGCCGCCGCCGGACTACCCGGTGCGGACCGAGGTCCGGGCCACCGACCTCAACCGGCTCGCCGTGCTGTTCCGGCTGTTCCTGATGATTCCGGCGGCGATCGTGCAGAGTCTGGCGGTGACCGGCTGGTTCGTCCTGGGGTTCCTCTGGTGGCTGATCACCCTGGTCCTGGGCCGGATGCCGCGGCCGCTGTTCGAGGCGACGGCGGCCACCCTGCGCTATCAGACACGGTTCTACGCCTACGCCATGATGCTCACCCCGGCCTATCCCAAGGGCCTCTTCGGGGACGACGACCTCTCCGTCCTGCGGGCCCGGACGCGTTCCGGCACCGAGCCGCTGGTGATGGGCGGAGCGGGCAAGGCCCTGGTGGTGCTCTTCCTGGTGCTGGGCCTCCTGGGCGGTATCGGCTCTTCGACCACCACATGGTCGGACGACGGCGACGACCACAGGATGAGCGGTCAATAG
- a CDS encoding DinB family protein: MTWTAPEAIDAYGSPMADSPLAAGEREILAEFLASFRTALLRKCAGLTGEQLAETTVRPSNLSLLGLIRHMAKVERVWFRERFAGRTLPPMYDADKGKDADFEDLAPERAEEDYARLVEEIRLADEVIAGASLDDTFVHRGEVYSLRLVHVHMISEYARHAGHADLLRESLDGVTGS, from the coding sequence ATGACATGGACAGCACCCGAAGCAATCGACGCCTACGGCTCCCCGATGGCGGACAGCCCACTCGCCGCGGGCGAGCGCGAGATACTGGCGGAGTTCCTCGCCTCCTTCCGCACCGCGCTCCTGCGGAAATGCGCCGGTCTGACGGGGGAGCAGCTCGCCGAGACCACCGTGCGGCCGTCCAACCTCAGTCTGCTCGGGCTCATCAGGCACATGGCGAAGGTCGAACGCGTCTGGTTCCGTGAGCGCTTCGCCGGCCGGACGCTGCCCCCGATGTACGACGCGGACAAGGGCAAGGACGCCGATTTCGAGGACCTGGCGCCCGAGCGTGCCGAGGAGGACTACGCACGCCTGGTGGAGGAGATCCGCCTCGCCGACGAAGTGATCGCCGGTGCCTCCCTGGACGACACCTTCGTCCACCGGGGCGAGGTCTACTCCTTGCGCCTGGTCCATGTCCACATGATCTCGGAGTACGCCCGCCACGCGGGCCACGCCGATCTGCTCCGGGAGAGCCTGGACGGGGTAACGGGGAGCTGA
- a CDS encoding DHA2 family efflux MFS transporter permease subunit yields MPAHTPPTAGTPVRETPRGPAGRRSNPWLTLTAVAFGLFMVGLDGSVVSIANPAIGRDLGASTSQLQWVTNSYLLALAAALILGGKLGDRFGRRTYFLVGVAGFTLASVAIGLAGSIEGVITFRAVQGFFGALLMPNTLGLLRAVFPPRKFGMAVGIWAMVSSVSTALGPIVGGLLVEHASWETVFYINAPIGAIALAYGAFVLPQSKNSTGHHRFDITGVVLLALGLLVVVFGVVKGETWGWASGRTMGTLAAGLLVLVVFGWFETRNEHPLLPMRLFRNRSLTIGTIITAVNFFVLLGAIFFIMLYLQNVRGYSPVEAGVRTLPLSLASVVASPLGAALTEKFGARLSMTLGMLFQAGASFGLLGLGTDSPYAAMWPSFIALGLGVGMVMAASSDAIVGSAPVRDAGVAGGLQATSLQVGGALGTSVLISLISSRVGSTLTGELTSAGVPAPVAQGLGEARDAVAMGVSPVSEGMPDRLRAAVTEGSGQAFMNGVHTAVTVTGVLCLLGAALAAFGLHRARDASPGHA; encoded by the coding sequence ATGCCCGCGCACACTCCCCCGACGGCCGGAACGCCGGTGCGGGAAACGCCCCGGGGCCCGGCCGGACGCAGGTCCAACCCGTGGCTCACACTCACCGCCGTGGCCTTCGGCCTGTTCATGGTGGGCCTCGACGGCAGCGTCGTCTCCATCGCCAACCCGGCGATCGGCCGGGACCTCGGAGCCAGCACGTCCCAGCTCCAGTGGGTGACCAACTCCTATCTCCTGGCGCTCGCCGCGGCCCTGATCCTCGGCGGAAAACTCGGTGACCGCTTCGGGCGCCGCACGTACTTCCTGGTCGGGGTCGCCGGATTCACCCTGGCCTCGGTCGCGATCGGCCTGGCCGGCTCCATCGAGGGCGTCATCACCTTCCGCGCCGTGCAGGGCTTCTTCGGCGCGTTGCTGATGCCCAACACCCTGGGCCTGCTGCGCGCCGTGTTCCCGCCGAGGAAATTCGGGATGGCCGTCGGTATCTGGGCGATGGTCTCGTCCGTCTCCACCGCGCTCGGCCCCATCGTCGGCGGACTCCTCGTCGAGCACGCCAGCTGGGAGACGGTCTTCTACATCAACGCGCCCATCGGCGCGATCGCGCTCGCGTACGGCGCGTTCGTACTCCCGCAGAGCAAGAACTCCACCGGACATCACCGCTTCGACATCACCGGCGTCGTCCTGCTGGCCCTCGGCCTGCTCGTCGTCGTCTTCGGCGTCGTCAAGGGCGAGACCTGGGGGTGGGCCTCCGGCCGGACCATGGGCACACTGGCCGCCGGGCTCCTCGTCCTCGTCGTCTTCGGATGGTTCGAGACGCGCAACGAGCACCCGCTGCTGCCGATGCGGCTGTTCCGCAACCGTTCGCTGACCATCGGCACGATCATCACCGCGGTGAACTTCTTCGTGCTGCTCGGCGCGATCTTCTTCATCATGCTGTACCTGCAGAACGTGCGGGGCTACAGCCCCGTCGAGGCCGGCGTCCGTACGCTGCCGCTGAGTCTCGCCTCCGTGGTCGCCTCCCCACTGGGCGCGGCGCTCACCGAGAAGTTCGGCGCGCGGCTGTCGATGACGCTGGGCATGCTGTTCCAGGCCGGCGCCTCGTTCGGACTGCTGGGCCTGGGAACAGATTCGCCGTACGCGGCGATGTGGCCGTCCTTCATCGCCCTCGGCCTCGGTGTGGGCATGGTCATGGCCGCCTCGTCCGACGCGATCGTCGGGAGCGCGCCGGTCCGGGACGCCGGGGTGGCGGGCGGGCTGCAGGCCACGTCCCTCCAGGTAGGCGGGGCGCTGGGCACCTCCGTGCTCATCTCCCTGATCAGCAGCCGGGTGGGCTCCACCCTGACGGGCGAGCTGACCTCCGCGGGGGTTCCGGCACCCGTGGCACAGGGCCTGGGCGAGGCCCGGGACGCGGTGGCGATGGGGGTGTCGCCCGTTTCCGAGGGGATGCCGGACCGGCTGAGGGCCGCGGTGACCGAGGGCAGCGGGCAGGCGTTCATGAACGGGGTGCACACCGCCGTGACCGTGACCGGGGTGCTGTGCCTGCTCGGAGCGGCCCTCGCCGCCTTCGGACTGCACCGCGCCCGGGACGCGTCCCCCGGCCACGCGTAG
- the lepB gene encoding signal peptidase I yields MVLAGARRGRTKKQRPFWVELPLLIGMALVLALLIKTFLVQAFSIPSESMQNTLQKGDRVLVDKLTPWFGSEPERGEVVVFHDPADWLSGVPVDKPNTVQKVLSFVGVMPSSEEKDLIKRVIGVGGDTVECAGDGPLKVNGTALDEPYVFPGNTACGDDAEGRFKVTVPAGRIWVMGDHRQDSADSRYHQDDPHGGMVPVDDVVGRAVLVAWPVTRWGTLPVPGALDRAGAVAAAHPGGPALAGALTLVLVRRRRRAGN; encoded by the coding sequence ATGGTGCTGGCGGGCGCACGGCGGGGCAGAACGAAGAAGCAGCGTCCGTTCTGGGTGGAGCTTCCGCTGCTCATCGGCATGGCACTGGTGCTGGCCCTGCTCATCAAGACCTTTCTCGTTCAGGCGTTCTCGATTCCGTCGGAGTCCATGCAGAACACCCTTCAGAAGGGCGACCGGGTCCTGGTCGACAAGCTCACCCCGTGGTTCGGATCGGAACCCGAGCGCGGCGAGGTCGTCGTCTTCCACGACCCGGCGGACTGGCTCAGCGGGGTACCCGTCGACAAGCCCAACACGGTCCAGAAGGTGCTGAGTTTCGTCGGTGTGATGCCCTCGTCCGAGGAGAAGGACCTCATCAAGCGCGTGATCGGTGTCGGCGGGGACACGGTGGAGTGTGCGGGCGACGGCCCGCTCAAGGTCAACGGCACCGCTCTGGACGAGCCGTACGTCTTCCCCGGGAACACCGCGTGCGGCGACGACGCCGAAGGCCGGTTCAAGGTGACCGTGCCCGCCGGCCGGATCTGGGTCATGGGCGACCACCGGCAGGACTCGGCGGATTCCCGCTACCACCAGGACGATCCCCACGGCGGAATGGTCCCGGTCGACGACGTGGTGGGCCGCGCCGTGCTGGTCGCCTGGCCGGTCACCCGCTGGGGCACCCTTCCGGTGCCCGGCGCTCTGGACCGGGCCGGTGCGGTGGCCGCCGCGCATCCGGGTGGACCGGCCCTCGCCGGTGCGCTGACGCTCGTTCTGGTGCGGCGCCGGCGCCGGGCGGGCAACTGA
- a CDS encoding alpha/beta fold hydrolase gives MPQTTPTPQPPTTDRTWPSTAVPGAVHRLVDVPGGRIHLVEQGAGPLVLLVHGFPESWYSWRHQLPAIAAAGFRAVAVDVRGYGRSSKPAAVDAYRMLDLVADNAGIVRALGQETATVVGHDWGSSIAANSALLRPDIFTAVGLLSVPYAPRGGIRPTEGFARIGGDEEFYVSYFQTPGRAEAEIEEDVRGWLAGFYTGLSGDTHAPQDRPSLHFVPPGAKLSDRFAEGPLPAWLTESDLDVYSGEFERTGLTGALNRYRNVDRDWADLAAWDSAPVTRPALFIGGALDASTTWMADAISAFPVTLPALTAAHILEGCGHWIQQERADDVNRLLTDWLGAL, from the coding sequence ATGCCGCAGACCACCCCGACGCCCCAGCCGCCGACGACGGACCGGACATGGCCGTCCACCGCCGTTCCCGGCGCGGTCCACCGCCTGGTGGATGTTCCCGGCGGCCGTATCCACCTGGTCGAGCAGGGCGCCGGCCCCCTCGTCCTCCTCGTCCACGGATTCCCCGAGTCCTGGTACTCGTGGCGCCATCAGCTCCCCGCGATCGCCGCCGCGGGCTTCCGTGCCGTCGCCGTCGACGTACGCGGCTACGGCCGTTCGTCCAAGCCCGCCGCCGTGGACGCCTACCGCATGCTCGACCTGGTGGCCGACAACGCCGGGATCGTACGCGCCCTCGGCCAAGAGACCGCCACGGTCGTCGGCCACGACTGGGGCTCGTCCATCGCCGCCAACAGCGCACTGCTCAGGCCCGACATCTTCACCGCCGTGGGCCTGCTCAGCGTTCCCTACGCACCCCGCGGCGGCATCCGTCCCACCGAGGGCTTCGCCCGGATCGGTGGCGACGAAGAGTTCTACGTCAGCTACTTCCAGACACCCGGCCGGGCCGAGGCGGAGATCGAGGAGGACGTGCGCGGCTGGCTGGCAGGCTTCTACACGGGGCTCTCCGGCGACACCCACGCACCGCAGGACCGGCCGAGCCTCCACTTCGTCCCCCCGGGCGCGAAGCTCTCCGACCGGTTCGCCGAGGGGCCGCTGCCCGCCTGGCTCACCGAGTCCGACCTCGACGTCTACAGCGGTGAGTTCGAGCGGACCGGGCTCACCGGCGCACTCAACCGCTACCGCAACGTCGACCGGGACTGGGCGGACCTCGCCGCCTGGGACAGCGCGCCCGTGACCCGGCCCGCACTCTTCATCGGTGGCGCGCTCGACGCCTCCACCACATGGATGGCCGACGCCATCAGCGCCTTCCCCGTCACCCTGCCCGCCCTGACCGCGGCGCACATCCTCGAAGGCTGCGGCCACTGGATCCAGCAGGAGCGGGCCGACGACGTCAACCGCCTGCTGACCGACTGGCTCGGCGCGCTGTGA
- a CDS encoding MarR family winged helix-turn-helix transcriptional regulator, which translates to MLPDSPGPSPRTPAEIAATLTAVLPVLLRAADRRVEKEYGHPKPSEGQLALLRLVTEQDGITVRQAAETLLMKPNNVSAMVSQLSGEGLMERRQDPADRRVAHLHSTERARAHSTAVDALFSTYVEEGLRSLGDDDVASIARALPALSALARQVRSAAS; encoded by the coding sequence ATGCTTCCCGACAGCCCCGGCCCGTCCCCGCGCACCCCCGCCGAGATCGCCGCGACGCTCACGGCCGTACTTCCGGTGCTGTTGCGGGCGGCGGACCGCCGGGTCGAGAAGGAATACGGCCACCCCAAGCCGTCGGAGGGCCAACTCGCCCTGTTGCGACTGGTGACGGAACAGGACGGCATCACCGTCCGGCAGGCGGCCGAGACCCTTCTCATGAAACCGAACAACGTCAGCGCGATGGTGTCCCAGCTGAGCGGTGAGGGCCTCATGGAGCGCAGGCAGGACCCCGCCGACCGGCGGGTGGCCCATCTGCACAGCACCGAGCGGGCGCGCGCACACAGCACTGCCGTGGACGCACTGTTCAGCACCTATGTCGAGGAAGGGCTCCGGTCCCTGGGCGACGACGATGTCGCCTCCATCGCCCGCGCCCTGCCCGCCCTCTCCGCGCTCGCGCGACAGGTCCGCTCGGCCGCGAGCTGA
- a CDS encoding glycoside hydrolase family 6 protein, producing the protein MSRTSRTTLRRSRTSLLAAAALVAAAAGTAAASGPHGASAAAAGCTVAYTIQNQWNGGFTSAVSVTNNGAALSGWQLEWTFAGGEQVTQGWNAAVSQSGTAVTAKNVSYNGTLASGASASFGFNATAGGNSTVPATFKLNGVTCNGDPTGPVDPTDPTGPGDRVDNPYAGAQVYVNPEWAAKASAEPGGSRIADEPTGVWLDRIAAIEGVNGGMGLRDHLDEALAQKGNGELVVQLVIYNLPGRDCAALASNGELGPNDLGRYKTEYIDPIAAILGDAKYAGLRIVTTVEIDSLPNLVTNTGGRPTATPACDTMKANGNYVKGVGYALNKLGDVSNVYNYIDAGHHGWIGWDDNFAASADTFKQAATAEGATVGDVHGFITNTANYSALKEEHFAIGDSVNGTSVRQSKWVDWNRYTDELSFAQAFRTQLVSIGFDTHIGMLIDTSRNGWGGTARPTGPGATTSVDTYVNGGRYDRRIHLGNWCNQSGAGLGERPQAAPEAGVDAYVWMKPPGESDGSSKEIPNGEGKGFDRMCDPTYPGNVRNGNNMSGALPDAPLSGQWFSAQFQELMKNAHPAL; encoded by the coding sequence ATGAGCCGCACGAGCCGCACCACCTTGCGCCGATCACGTACGTCACTCCTCGCCGCGGCGGCGCTCGTCGCCGCGGCAGCGGGCACCGCCGCCGCCTCCGGTCCCCACGGGGCCTCCGCCGCGGCGGCCGGGTGCACCGTCGCCTACACGATCCAGAACCAGTGGAACGGCGGGTTCACCAGCGCCGTCAGCGTCACCAACAACGGCGCGGCGCTCTCCGGCTGGCAGTTGGAGTGGACGTTCGCCGGCGGCGAGCAGGTCACCCAGGGCTGGAACGCCGCCGTCTCGCAGAGCGGCACGGCCGTCACCGCGAAGAACGTCTCGTACAACGGCACCCTCGCCTCCGGCGCCTCGGCCTCCTTCGGTTTCAACGCGACGGCCGGCGGAAACAGCACCGTCCCCGCGACGTTCAAGCTGAACGGCGTGACGTGCAACGGCGATCCCACGGGCCCGGTCGACCCCACCGATCCCACCGGGCCCGGTGACCGCGTCGACAACCCGTATGCCGGCGCCCAGGTCTATGTGAACCCGGAGTGGGCGGCGAAGGCCTCCGCCGAGCCCGGCGGCTCCCGGATCGCCGACGAACCCACGGGGGTCTGGCTCGACCGCATCGCCGCGATCGAGGGCGTCAACGGCGGAATGGGGCTGCGCGACCACCTGGACGAGGCGCTGGCCCAGAAGGGCAACGGCGAACTCGTCGTCCAGCTCGTCATCTACAACCTGCCCGGCCGGGACTGCGCGGCGCTCGCCTCCAACGGCGAGCTGGGGCCGAACGACCTGGGGCGGTACAAGACGGAGTACATCGACCCGATAGCGGCGATCCTGGGCGACGCGAAGTACGCGGGGCTGCGCATCGTCACCACGGTCGAGATCGACTCGCTGCCGAACCTGGTCACCAACACCGGCGGCCGCCCGACCGCCACCCCGGCCTGCGACACGATGAAGGCCAACGGGAACTACGTGAAGGGCGTCGGCTACGCCCTGAACAAGCTCGGCGACGTGTCCAACGTCTACAACTACATCGACGCCGGACACCACGGCTGGATCGGCTGGGACGACAACTTCGCCGCGTCCGCCGACACCTTCAAGCAGGCGGCCACCGCCGAGGGCGCCACGGTCGGCGACGTACACGGCTTCATCACCAACACCGCCAACTACAGCGCGCTCAAGGAGGAGCACTTCGCCATCGGCGACTCCGTCAACGGAACGTCCGTACGCCAGTCGAAGTGGGTCGACTGGAACCGCTACACCGACGAGCTGTCCTTCGCCCAGGCCTTCCGCACCCAACTCGTCTCCATCGGGTTCGACACGCACATCGGCATGCTGATCGACACCTCCCGCAACGGCTGGGGCGGCACGGCGCGGCCGACCGGACCCGGCGCGACCACCAGCGTGGACACCTACGTCAACGGCGGCCGCTACGACCGGCGCATCCACCTCGGCAACTGGTGCAACCAGTCCGGAGCCGGTCTCGGCGAGCGGCCGCAGGCGGCGCCCGAGGCGGGGGTCGACGCGTACGTCTGGATGAAGCCGCCGGGCGAGTCCGACGGCTCCAGCAAGGAGATCCCGAACGGGGAGGGCAAGGGATTCGACCGGATGTGCGACCCGACGTACCCGGGCAACGTCCGCAACGGCAACAACATGTCGGGCGCGCTGCCGGACGCCCCGCTCTCCGGGCAGTGGTTCTCCGCCCAGTTCCAGGAGCTCATGAAGAACGCCCACCCGGCGCTCTAG
- a CDS encoding cellulase family glycosylhydrolase, translated as MRHPPHLPHVRHLFRLLLGAVLTTAGIVVGPVVPASGSAPVCTVEYTAANQWDGGFQGAVTLTNLGPSVGSWDLKFALPGNGTVTGGWNARWSQSGRAVTASNETWNATLATGASVMAGFLDSGSGAEAGSPPATFTLNGTPCNTDPGPDPTDPTDPPDPTAGPPVLKVSGNRLVDESGATRRMLGVNRSGGEFMCVQGHGIFDGPVDDASVRAIADWKANTVRIPLNEECWLGLDNIDPRYAGTHYIDAVKDLVRRVRDHGMTPMVELHWSWGQYTGNSAGCSDVHASCQKPMPDARYTPDFWSSVASTFKDDPTVVFDLFNEPYPDRATPTPDQAWTCWRDGGTCPGIGYEVAGMQDLVDAVRATGAGNLILAGGLAYSNDLGQWLRHRPVDPAGNLAAAWHVYNFNVCANEDCWNSTLAPVAAEVPLVAGEIGENTCSHNFADRVMRWFDDRGLSYLGWTWNTWDCSSGPSLISDYEGTPTPYGIGLRDHLRALDS; from the coding sequence ATGCGACATCCCCCGCACTTACCGCACGTACGGCACCTGTTCCGGCTGCTCCTCGGAGCAGTGCTCACCACGGCCGGCATCGTCGTCGGACCCGTGGTCCCCGCTTCCGGATCCGCCCCTGTCTGCACGGTGGAGTACACAGCCGCCAACCAGTGGGACGGCGGTTTCCAGGGAGCGGTGACACTCACCAACCTGGGTCCCTCCGTGGGTAGTTGGGATCTGAAGTTCGCTCTGCCCGGCAACGGGACGGTGACCGGTGGCTGGAACGCCCGGTGGTCGCAGTCGGGCAGAGCGGTCACCGCGTCGAACGAGACGTGGAACGCCACGCTCGCCACCGGGGCGAGCGTGATGGCGGGATTCCTGGACTCGGGGTCCGGAGCCGAAGCCGGCTCCCCTCCCGCCACGTTCACTCTCAACGGCACCCCCTGCAACACGGATCCCGGCCCGGACCCGACCGACCCCACCGATCCCCCCGACCCCACCGCCGGGCCGCCCGTACTGAAGGTGTCCGGCAACAGGCTCGTCGACGAGTCCGGCGCCACCCGGCGCATGCTCGGCGTCAACCGCTCCGGCGGAGAGTTCATGTGCGTACAGGGCCATGGCATCTTCGACGGCCCGGTCGACGACGCCTCGGTACGGGCGATCGCCGACTGGAAAGCCAATACCGTCCGTATCCCCCTCAACGAGGAGTGCTGGCTGGGCCTGGACAACATCGACCCGCGGTACGCGGGCACCCACTACATCGACGCCGTGAAGGACCTGGTCCGACGGGTCCGCGACCACGGCATGACCCCCATGGTCGAACTGCACTGGTCCTGGGGCCAGTACACGGGCAACTCGGCGGGCTGCTCCGATGTGCACGCGAGCTGCCAGAAACCGATGCCGGACGCGCGGTACACCCCGGACTTCTGGTCCTCGGTCGCCTCGACGTTCAAGGACGACCCGACCGTGGTGTTCGACCTGTTCAACGAGCCGTATCCGGACCGCGCCACGCCCACCCCCGACCAGGCATGGACCTGCTGGCGGGACGGTGGCACCTGCCCGGGCATCGGGTACGAGGTCGCGGGCATGCAGGATCTGGTCGACGCGGTACGGGCGACCGGCGCCGGGAACCTGATCCTGGCCGGCGGACTCGCGTACTCCAACGACCTCGGCCAGTGGCTCCGGCACCGGCCCGTGGACCCGGCGGGCAATCTCGCCGCCGCCTGGCACGTCTACAACTTCAATGTCTGCGCGAACGAGGACTGCTGGAACTCCACGCTCGCGCCGGTCGCCGCCGAAGTCCCTCTCGTCGCAGGCGAGATCGGCGAGAACACCTGCTCCCACAACTTCGCCGACCGGGTCATGCGGTGGTTCGACGACCGCGGACTCTCGTATCTCGGATGGACCTGGAACACCTGGGACTGCTCCTCGGGCCCGTCCTTGATCAGCGACTACGAAGGAACCCCCACCCCGTACGGAATCGGGCTGCGTGATCATCTGCGCGCCCTCGACAGCTGA
- a CDS encoding class I SAM-dependent methyltransferase, with product MSHHHSADHTENTDDHFTQEFWDARYRSRTVWSGNPNPLLVEYAAGLTPGTVLDVGSGEGADAIWLASRGWQVTGADLSTVALEHAARNAAEAGEDIAGRITWQHADFLTWDPAPRRFDLVSAQFMHLPRPSLEALYRRLAAAVNPGGTLLVVSHHPADLDTSMGRPMAVDTFVTGEEMAAVLDPDAWASIVTAAPERMASDPEGRQVVIRDAVLRAVRRG from the coding sequence ATGAGCCACCATCACTCGGCCGACCACACCGAGAACACGGATGACCACTTCACCCAGGAGTTCTGGGACGCCCGCTACCGTTCCCGCACCGTCTGGAGCGGCAACCCCAACCCTCTCCTCGTCGAGTACGCCGCGGGTCTCACCCCGGGCACGGTGCTGGACGTGGGCAGCGGCGAAGGCGCCGACGCGATCTGGCTCGCCTCGCGCGGCTGGCAGGTCACCGGTGCCGACCTGTCCACCGTCGCGCTGGAGCACGCCGCACGGAACGCGGCCGAAGCGGGCGAGGACATCGCGGGCCGGATCACCTGGCAGCATGCCGACTTCCTCACCTGGGACCCGGCCCCCCGGCGGTTCGACCTGGTGTCGGCGCAGTTCATGCACCTTCCGCGGCCCTCGCTCGAAGCCCTGTACCGCAGGCTGGCCGCCGCGGTGAATCCCGGCGGGACCCTGCTCGTCGTGAGCCACCACCCGGCGGACCTGGACACATCCATGGGCCGGCCGATGGCCGTGGACACGTTCGTGACGGGCGAGGAGATGGCCGCCGTACTCGACCCCGACGCGTGGGCATCGATCGTCACGGCGGCCCCCGAACGCATGGCGTCGGACCCCGAGGGCCGTCAGGTCGTCATCCGTGACGCCGTGCTCCGGGCCGTACGCCGCGGCTGA